In Carassius carassius chromosome 7, fCarCar2.1, whole genome shotgun sequence, one genomic interval encodes:
- the LOC132144238 gene encoding mucin-5AC-like, which produces MTFAATTTKTTTSPTMPTTSESHTSIKTTPAETLTSNTTPLNNTTKASIVSGAATVTTRFIFSSISSLPTETLVLGAVINLLKSRESQLNESLKISNFTYQKISETSYAVILNIMLNNISMPEDPELRNSSYVQVQYFVNNALNTLLNEPGKQVFEPKSSNFTSTSNQIEGWMDYSFQDGDAIKPVSFLKELLLPTTTTVLPQTTSSFSVTPPNLVSGSAVVTSKMVFNSSSPVPSEALVLSAINTLRNTRESQLNESVKVVNVSYEKISETSYAVVFTFKLANISITEDPAVRNNTYPQVQDVINKALNTLLNEPGKEVFKPNSFNFTSSSNQIDGRMDYSFQDGDAIQPVSFLKELLLPTTTTMFPETTISFSMTPSNLIFGSAVVTSKLVFNSSSPVPSEALVLSAINTLRNTRESQLSESVKVVNVSYEKISETSYAVVFTFKLVNISITEDPALRNNTYPQMQDVINKALNTLLNEPGKEVFKPNSFNFMSSSNQIDGRMDYSFQDGDAIQPVSLLKELLLPTTTTMFPETTISFSMTPSNLIFGSAVVTSKLVFNSSSPVPSEALVLSAINTLRNTRESQLNESVKVVNVSHEKISETSYAVVFTFKLVNISITEDPALRNNTYPQVQDVINKALNTLLNEPGKEVFKPNSFNFTSTSNQIDGRMDYSFQDGDAIKPVSFLKELLLPTTTTVLPQTTSSFSVTPPSLVSGSAVVTSKMVFNSSSPVPSEALVLSAINTLRNSRESQLNESVKVANVSYEKISETSYAVVFTFKLVNISITEDPALRNNTYPQVQDVINKALNTLLNEPGKEVFKPNSFNFTSTSNQIDGRMDYSFQDGDAIKPVSFLKELLLPTTTTVLPQTTSSFSVTPPSLVSGSAVVTSKLVFNSSSPVPSEALVLSAINTLRNSRESQLSESVKVANVSYEKISETSYAVVFTFKLVNISITEDPAVRNNTYPQVQDVINKALNTLLNEPGKEVFKPNSFNFMSSSNQIDGRMDYSFQDGDAIQPVSFLKDLLLPTTTTMFPETTISFSMTPSNLIFGSAVVTSKLVFNSSSPVPSEALVLSAINTLRNTRESQLSESVKVVNVSYEKISETSYAVVFTFKLVNISITEDPALRNNTYPQVQDVINKALNTLLNEPGKEVFKPNSFNFTSTSNQIDGRMDYSFQDGDAIKPVSFLNELLLPTTTTVLPQTTSSFSVTPPSLVSGSAVVTSKLVFNSSSPVPSEALVLSAINTLRNSRESQLNESVKVVNVSYEKITATSYAVIFKLNLSNISMSKDPELRNGTYLHAQDFANNALNSLLNEPGRTTLNPKSINFISTPNQIEGSMDYSFQDGDAIQPVSFLNELRSLTVSTTASTLTTTPRIVLGRALIFIRLVFVTLGPLPNPDKVLEVANTLLKTRITTKQDTTTQDLSDPVSFVNVTYTKINETAYALSFGFEISNITMNEKLELRNGTHLLIQDSVNALLSKILLSNSSAPVIKFQAADFTGNSTVIQAKVEYVFSPSDITQPSVFVQELLQLTEAITLTTTSPPILSRRAIIRIRLEFITLGPRPSENSVLEVVKSVVATNLTTTLTARTVSVSEPVTLANVNYLGINDTAYALIFAFEISKVSLTESKRNETYQDIQKKINNLVIQILKDPSINLLIPANFTDDSTVIEADVTYVFSQRESNTAAGFLVGTLFTVFTTPVPTTINTTISNNATNVAWIVAIIVPCAIIIGLVPCWILLCCLLCGCCAAIRRRWHRRRSYNVQYTTRNSLF; this is translated from the exons ATGACATTTGCAGCCACAACTACTAAAACCACAACTTCACCAACAATGCCTACAACTTCAGAAA GTCACACATCCATAAAAACAACACCAGCTGAAACTCTTACTAGCAATACTACACCTCTGAACAATACAACAAAAGCATCAATTGTGTCCGGTGCAGCAACAGTCACAACCAGATTTATATTTTCATCCATTTCATCCCTGCCCACTGAAACTTTGGTCCTAGGTGCTGTTATTAATCTTCTTAAATCAAGAGAATCCCAGCTCAATGAATCACTGAAGATTTCCAATTTTACCTATCAGA aaatatCTGAAACTTCTTAtgctgtcattttgaatattatgtTGAATAATATCAGCATGCCTGAGGATCCTGAGCTAAGAAACAGCAGTTATGTGCAAGTGCAATATTTTGTCAATAATGCG cTGAACACACTATTGAATGAACCTGGCAAGCAAGTTTTTGAACCCAAGTCCTCCAACTTCAC aagcacttcaaaccagattgaAGGCTGGATGGACtacagcttccaggatggagatgCCATAAAACCAGTCAGCTTCCTAAAAGAGCTACTTCTaccaaccactacaacagtgCTTCCACAAACAACTTCCAGTTTCTCTGTGACCCCTCCAAATCTAGT atctggttcagcagtggtcacaagcaagaTGGTGTTCAACTCTTCATCTCCAGTCCCCAGTGAAGCTCTGGTCCTCAGCGCTATCAACACTCTCCGTAATACCAGAGAGTCAcagctgaatgaatcagtgaaggTGGTGAATGTCAGctatgaga AAATATCAGAAAcctcctatgctgtggtctttacatttaaaCTGGCTAACATCAGCATTACAGAGGACCCTGCTGTCAGAAACAATACCTACCCGCAAGTGCAGGATGTCATCAATAAAGCG ctgaacactcttctgaatgaacctggcaAGGAAGTTTTCAAACCAAACTCCTTCAACTTCAC GAGCTCTTCAAACCAGATTGATGGCAGGATGGACtacagcttccaggatggagatgccatacaaccagtcagcttcctAAAAGAGCTACTTCTGCCAACCACTACAACAATGTTTCCAGAAACAACAATCAGTTTTTCCATGACTCCTTCAAACCTCAT ATttggttcagcagtggtcacaagcaagctggtgttcaactcctcatctccagTCCCCAGTGAAGCTCTGGTCCTCAGCGCTATCAACACTCTCCGTAATACCAGAGAGTCACAGCTGAGTGAATCAGTGAAGGTGGTGAATGTCAGctatgaga aaatctcagaaacctcctatgctgtggtctttacatttaaaCTGGTTAACATCAGCATTACAGAGGACCCTGCTCTCAGAAACAATACCTACCCGCAAATGCAGGATGTCATCAATAAAGCG ctgaacactcttctgaatgaacctggcaAGGAAGTTTTCAAACCAAACTCCTTCAACTTCAT GAGCTCTTCAAACCAGATTGATGGCAGGATGGACtacagcttccaggatggagatgCCATACAACCAGTCAGCTTGCTAAAAGAGCTACTTCTGCCAACCACTACAACAATGTTTCCAGAAACAACAATCAGTTTTTCCATGACTCCTTCAAACCTCAT ATttggttcagcagtggtcacaagcaagctggtattcaactcctcatctccagTCCCCAGTGAAGCTCTGGTCCTCAGCGCTATCAACACTCTCCGTAATACCAGAGAGTCAcagctgaatgaatcagtgaaggTGGTGAATGTCAGCCATGAGA aaatctcagaaacctcctatgctgtggtctttacatttaaaCTGGTTAACATCAGCATTACAGAGGACCCTGCTCTCAGAAACAACACCTACCCGCAAGTGCAGGATGTCATCAATAAAGCg ctgaacactcttctgaatgaacctggcaAGGAAGTTTTCAAACCAAACTCCTTCAACTTCAC AagcacttcaaaccagattgatgGCAGGATGGACtacagcttccaggatggagatgCCATAAAACCAGTCAGCTTCCTAAAAGAGCTACTTCTGCCAACCACTACAACAGTGCTTCCACAAACAACTTCCAGTTTCTCTGTGACCCCTCCAAGTCTAGT atctggttcagcagtggtcacaagcaagaTGGTGTTCAACTCTTCATCTCCAGTCCCCAGTGAAGCTCTGGTCCTCAGCGCTATCAACACTCTCCGTAATTCCAGAGAGTCAcagctgaatgaatcagtgaaggTGGCGAATGTCAGCTATGAGA aaatctcagaaacctcctatgctgtggtctttacatttaaaCTGGTTAACATCAGCATTACAGAGGACCCTGCTCTCAGAAACAATACCTACCCGCAAGTGCAGGATGTCATCAATAAAGCg ctgaacactcttctgaatgaacctggcaAGGAAGTTTTCAAACCAAACTCCTTCAACTTCAC AagcacttcaaaccagattgatgGCAGGATGGACtacagcttccaggatggagatgCCATAAAACCAGTCAGCTTCCTAAAAGAGCTACTTCTGCCAACCACTACAACAGTGCTTCCACAAACAACTTCCAGTTTCTCTGTGACCCCTCCAAGTCTAGT atctggttcagcagtggtcacaagcaagctggtgttcaactcctcatctccagTCCCCAGTGAAGCTCTGGTCCTCAGCGCTATCAACACTCTCCGTAATTCCAGAGAGTCACAGCTGAGTGAATCAGTGAAGGTGGCGAATGTCAGCTATGAGA aaatctcagaaacctcctatgctgtggtctttacatttaaaCTGGTTAACATCAGCATTACAGAGGACCCTGCTGTCAGAAACAATACCTACCCGCAAGTGCAGGATGTCATCAATAAAGCg ctgaacactcttctgaatgaacctggcaAGGAAGTTTTCAAACCAAACTCCTTCAACTTCAT GAGCTCTTCAAACCAGATTGATGGCAGGATGGACtacagcttccaggatggagatgccatacaaccagtcagcttcctAAAAGACCTACTTCTGCCAACCACTACAACAATGTTTCCAGAAACAACAATCAGTTTTTCCATGACTCCTTCAAACCTCAT ATttggttcagcagtggtcacaagcaagctggtgttcaactcctcatctccagTCCCCAGTGAAGCTCTGGTCCTCAGCGCTATCAACACTCTCCGTAATACCAGAGAGTCACAGCTGAGTGAATCAGTGAAGGTGGTGAATGTCAGctatgaga aaatctcagaaacctcctatgctgtggtctttacatttaaaCTGGTTAACATCAGCATTACAGAGGACCCTGCTCTCAGAAACAATACCTACCCGCAAGTGCAGGATGTCATCAATAAAGCg ctgaacactcttctgaatgaacctggcaAGGAAGTTTTCAAACCAAACTCCTTCAACTTCAC AagcacttcaaaccagattgatgGCAGGATGGACtacagcttccaggatggagatgCCATAAAACCAGTCAGCTTCCTAAATGAGCTACTTCTGCCAACCACTACAACAGTGCTTCCACAAACAACTTCCAGTTTCTCTGTGACCCCTCCAAGTCTAGT atctggttcagcagtggtcacaagcaagctggtgttcaactcctcatctccagTCCCCAGTGAAGCTCTGGTCCTCAGCGCTATCAACACTCTCCGTAATTCCAGAGAGTCAcagctgaatgaatcagtgaaggTGGTGAATGTCAGctatgaga AAATCACAGCAACCTCCTATGCTGTCATCTTTAAGCTTAATTTGAGTAATATCAGCATGTCAAAAGATCCTGAGCTAAGAAATGGCACATACCTACATGCTCAGGATTTCGCTAATAATGCG TTGAACAgtcttctgaatgaacctggcagAACAACTTTAAATCCCAAGTCGATCAACTTCAT AAGCACACCAAACCAAATTGAAGGCAGCATGGACtacagcttccaggatggagatgctatacaaccagtcagcttcctAAATGAGCTTCGTTCACTGACAG TCTCAACAACAGCCAGTACTCTGACAACTACTCCACGGATAGT GCTTGGCAGAGCACTTATATTCATTCGCCTCGTGTTTGTCACACTGGGCCCCCTGCCAAATCCAGATAAGGTTCTTGAGGTGGCCAACACTCTGCTGAAAACACGTATCACAACTAAACAAGACACCACAACACAAGACCTGAGTGATCCTGTGAGCTTTGTCAATGTCACATATACAA aaataaacgAGACCGCCTATGCTCTCAGCTTTGGATTTGAAATCAGCAATATAACCATGAATGAGAAACTTGAACTCAGGAATGGTACCCACCTGTTAATACAAGACTCTGTAAACGCATTG ctgagcAAGATCCTCCTCAGTAACTCCTCAGCTCCTGTCATTAAGTTCCAAGCAGCTGATTTCAC GGGTAATTCCACTGTTATTCAGGCCAAAGTAGAGTATGTTTTCTCACCAAGTGACATCACGCAACCAAGCGTCTTTGTTCAGGAACTTCTCCAACTCACCGAAG cgATCACTCTGACAACAACTTCACCACCAATCTT gagTAGGAGGGCAATCATTAGGATTCGTCTCGAGTTTATCACACTGGGCCCAAGACCAAGTGAGAATAGTGTTCTAGAGGTGGTTAAATCAGTAGTGGCCACAAATCTCACAACTACACTAACTGCCAGAACAGTGAGCGTGAGTGAACCTGTGACCTTGGCGAATGTCAACTATTTGG GAATTAATGACACTGCCTACGCACTCATCTTTGCTTTTGAAATCAGCAAAGTATCACTGACAGAGTCAAAAAGGAACGAAACCTATCAAGATATCCAAAAGAAGATAAATAACTTG GTGATCCAGATCCTAAAGGACCCCTCAATTAATCTACTCATTCCAGCCAATTTCAC GGATGATTCCACCGTGATTGAGGCCGATGTTACGTATGTTTTCTCACAACGTGAAAGCAACACGGCTGCCGGTTTCTTGGTCGGTACCCTATTCACGGTTTTTACCACACCAGTTCCAACCACCATAAACACTACAATCTCAAACAATGCTACAAACGTAGCATGGATTGTGGCTATCATTGTCCCCTGCGCTATAATCATTGGCCTCGTACCTTGCTGGATTCTTCTTTGC TGTTTGCTGTGTGGTTGCTGTGCAGCAATCAGGAGACGTTGGCACAGAAGACGGTCGTACAATGTACAGTACACAACCCGAAACAGCCTCTTCTAG